The following coding sequences lie in one Candidatus Dormiibacterota bacterium genomic window:
- a CDS encoding MFS transporter, with protein sequence MNSRLSFALLCVTFFLMLLDFSIVNVALPSMETDLHAAASTMQWVISTYAIALAGFEILGGRLSDLYGRRRLFTIGLAAFTVASCGAGLAPNIAVLIGMRALQGLGAAIVTPCALAIVASLYSGEERNRAIGWWNTIGTAGIAVGMLVGGALVQFAGWRAIFFVNVPVAIVILGVISRILPADVPASQRSKLDLIGAALLSGGLVLLVYTIESLADRVAGPDTWMSLAIAAALLGGFVTSELRSHSPLVPLRMFGYPALLVGCAVVLAQGGAYAAAMIFGASFAQQVNHFSPLLTGMAFMPSALATTVIAGPLTAPMMRRVGARATCVLGGATMVAGLACLMAMQPATPYWAGLLPGTVLLAFGGMLAYQVGVISALARVDPADSGMASGMLSSTLQVGMSIGVASAAAASVAFGFTAAFAVGVVLAALTLALAFAVRSVAPASVPRRAHAPLGRHIHTLRG encoded by the coding sequence GATCAGCACGTATGCGATCGCGCTCGCCGGATTTGAGATTCTCGGCGGACGGCTCAGCGATCTCTACGGCCGCCGGCGGCTCTTTACGATCGGTCTGGCGGCTTTTACCGTGGCGTCGTGCGGCGCGGGGCTCGCGCCGAATATCGCCGTTTTGATCGGGATGCGCGCGCTGCAAGGCTTAGGCGCCGCCATCGTGACGCCGTGCGCGCTGGCGATCGTAGCTTCGCTCTACAGCGGCGAGGAACGCAATCGCGCGATCGGGTGGTGGAATACGATCGGCACCGCAGGGATCGCCGTCGGCATGCTCGTCGGCGGAGCGTTGGTGCAGTTTGCGGGCTGGCGTGCGATCTTCTTCGTCAACGTTCCGGTAGCGATCGTGATCCTCGGCGTCATCTCGCGCATCTTGCCCGCCGACGTTCCGGCATCGCAGCGTTCGAAGCTCGATCTCATCGGCGCGGCGTTACTGAGCGGCGGGTTGGTGTTGCTCGTATACACGATCGAAAGCTTGGCCGATCGCGTCGCCGGCCCCGATACGTGGATGAGTTTGGCGATTGCCGCAGCGCTGTTGGGCGGGTTCGTCACGTCGGAACTGCGCTCGCATTCGCCGCTGGTTCCGTTACGGATGTTCGGATACCCCGCGCTGCTCGTCGGATGCGCGGTCGTGCTGGCTCAGGGCGGTGCGTATGCGGCTGCCATGATTTTCGGCGCTTCGTTCGCACAGCAAGTCAACCACTTCTCGCCGTTGCTGACGGGCATGGCGTTCATGCCGTCGGCGCTTGCGACCACGGTGATCGCGGGGCCGCTCACCGCGCCGATGATGCGTCGGGTGGGAGCCCGCGCCACCTGCGTGCTAGGGGGTGCGACAATGGTGGCAGGCTTGGCGTGTCTGATGGCAATGCAACCGGCGACGCCCTACTGGGCGGGCCTGCTTCCAGGAACGGTATTGTTGGCGTTCGGCGGTATGCTGGCGTACCAAGTCGGCGTCATCTCCGCGCTCGCGCGCGTGGACCCCGCGGACAGCGGCATGGCGTCCGGCATGCTCAGCAGCACGCTCCAGGTGGGAATGAGCATCGGCGTTGCCTCGGCCGCGGCCGCCAGCGTTGCCTTTGGATTCACGGCGGCCTTTGCCGTCGGGGTCGTGCTGGCTGCGCTGACCCTCGCTCTAGCCTTTGCCGTTCGGAGCGTTGCTCCGGCGTCCGTGCCGCGCCGGGCGCACGCTCCGCTCGGCCGCCACATTCACACGCTTCGAGGATAG